The DNA sequence TCGCCTTTgtggaatttattattattattattattattattattattaataataataataataataatatatccccccttcctcccagtaggagcccagggcagcagattaAGACATAAGATCAGCGGCcaagtgacccatctagtccggcatcctgtcgtcactgtagccaaccagatacccatcatgggaagcctgcaagtaggacctgagctcacaacagcaactctccctcttgtgattcccagcaactggcattcagaagcgtactgcttccaacagtggagggaaaaCATAGCCTTTGAGGCTAGTAGCCACGGATAGCCTTtccctccgtgaatttgtctaatctgcttgtaaagccatctaagccGGTGGTCCTCATGGTCTCctgggggagtgaattccatagttttaacttttGTGCTGTATGAAGGACTTTctcttgtctatcctgaatcttccaacattcagcttcattgaatgactCCAGCTTCTAGTGTTTCGAGAGGGGGGGGAACCCTCTCTTTATCCGCTTTCTCCACGctgtgcataatttcatacacttctgtcATATCCCCAATTACCtgcttctaaactaaaaagccctaaatgtttCCTCCTGGGGAGTTGCTGCtatatccccttgatcatttggggTGCTCTCTTTTGACCCTTTTCCAAGATACAGCCAAGCGGAGCAGGAAGAGGAATAACATTTAGGATAACATTTCCTCTCTAGCTTCAACCGGCTTCATCCCAGGGAGGCATACTGTAAGGGGGTATTCATCCAGGAGGTTGTCAGTAACTTGGGGCATAGGGATCAGTCCCTGGGAGCGCACGGAGGATTCACATTGACCTATTTTTACCTGGCTTTGAAAGAAAACAATTCTGCAAGAGGTCACAATGACGGTTTGAGAAATGGAAGGACGTAGAGTGAAAtaattttttatttcaaaataacgAGGCGATCAAGTGTAAGTTGTTTTTGTGAGAAGTCATAAGCTGATAGAGTTGGAGAGGGACATTTGAGGCCATCTATCCAATCCCCCTTGGTCAATACAAGAAATCcagaacacccccccccccaaagagagGCTGTCTCGCCTCTGCTCGGAGACCACTAGTAAAGAGAAAGAATTAATGACTGGAGTTCTGGTAGGCCAACTCTCTGAcgaaaattttaaaaagaaaagaaaaaaatggattgtCTGGTCACTCTTGGGGACCGGTAACTTGACTCCAGAGCTTGGGTGAAGAATGGAGAGCGAGAGGCCCACGGCCAGCAGAGGAGGCAAGGACCCCAAACGAGGTATAGAGATGACCAGTAGAATTCCCCCCCGCCCCGAAGCAAAAGCAATCCAGGGCAGAAGCTGCCCTGAAACCCAGCAGTCTCCAGACAGCGCTCTCTATCTGGACTGTTCCACTACCAAGCCAGAACATCCCATCCGGTCCTCAGAGCGCCAGCAAGGTTGGGGAATTGAGCGAATCGGAGGAGTGGTCGCCACTGCTGCTGCGTCGGTGGGCAGAGGAGCAGGGCTCTGGTGGAAAGCCAGCACTGGAGGGTGCATCGGGGTCCCCCGGGGTGGGGTAGGTGAAGACCAGGCTTGGGGTGAAGGGGGTGAGAGATGGCGTGGACATCAGGGTGGGGGTGTGCAGAGCCTCCGGCTCTAGCATGCCACTGGGGGGCAGAGTAATGCTGGGGGGCACAAGAGCGGCTCGGCGGGGGGCGCTGGGGCCCGGCGGGGACTCTCGCTTGACCGCCAGCTGGCTTTGGTCCTCTTCGTCTTCCCCCGAGGACTCTCCGGGGACTTTGCAGACAGGGCGATGGGCCTCCAGGACAAGCTCCAGTCGCTCCTTCTGTTTCTGCAGCTCCGCAATCTCCTTCCGCAAACCAGACTGCTCAGCTTCCAGTTGGTCTGTCTCCTTGGGAGAGAAAAAGGCAAGTTTGTTTTGAAGTGACAGACGCCGGCCCATTCGCCCTAATGCACCAGCCTCTACTGGCTCAGAGTCTCAGGCTGCCCTCCGCCAGCCtgcccctgcctgccttcttacttacaaccagcccaggctgtcagtttctccctccatttttctctcagtgttgcccttgcagagctCAGCAGAGAAGATGGAACCAAAACCAGAATTGGTTGGCTCCGctggtcattggctgtggctccgcctaacattggctctggctccgcctcccattgggctccctgccttccgcccctcCAGTCCCAATGGGCGCCAGCCAGCACTGCCCTGATCAGTGCCTAGACAGAGAAACTAAAACCATTTCGTACGATAACTTATCCTAGGGCAGGGacaggaaccttttccagcctaagggctgcattcccttctgggcaacttttcaggggccacacgccagtgggggggcggagccagaggcaaaaggctGCAAATTTGGCCCGGGAGGCCATTTTTGGCCAAGCCCCACCAATCTGCCCGACACGTGACGCCATAGATGGCATGAACTCAATTTTACTGTGATGGCTTTTGATGGAAGCATTCCCCTAATCCAGGTGTGAGGATGctcctttagccctccagatgttactgaactacaactcccatcagcaccagcaagcagatgaggggtgtggcctgggaacagGCCGAAAGGCTAGATAGAGGGCCAcagggggctgcatttggcccccaggttccccatccctcagtTAAAAGGACGTTCCTATGAAACTCCACATTTcctcctagaacagcctttcccaactagtggaccaccagatgttgttggaccacaactcccatcggactcagccagcattgccaatggtcaggaaagatgggaattgtggtccaacagcatctggtggcccaATACTTGGTaaaggctgtcctagaaccaCCAGACAGAACTGCTGGGCCCGGATGGTAACTTACTGCTTGCAAGGTGTCTGTCAGTTCTTTCCGCCGATTCCGGCACTTAGCAGCCGCCAATTTATTCCTCTCACGCCGCAACCGGCGTCGCTCCTCCTCTTCAGAAGTCAGCTGCAGCAGAAGATGGGAACGTAAGAATCTGCCTTGCATTGAgtgagaccattgctccatctaacaCAGTCTTGTCTACgctaggagttcccaaactgtggtccgtggcagagcttggaaaagttacttttttcaactacaactcccatcagccccagccagcattgggctgatgggagttgtagttcaaaaaagtaacttttccaagctctggtccatggaccacttaaTCCAAGTGGTTTGCAGCACGTCATAGATCACAGcatattagagttggaaggggcctgtaaggccatcaagtccaaccccctgctcagtagaTACTGATATATATACTCAATATAACATCAACAGCAACCATTACTCCACAATTTATTCGGTTGATCATTGCAAGTCCTCCTAAAATATGTGAATCATAGGATCATAGgttagcagagttggaaggggcctataaggccattgagtccaacccgctgctcagtgcaggaatccaaattaaaacatcccCAGCatgaggctgtccagctgcctcttgaatgtctcagtgtgggagagcccaccacctcccatggtcattggttccattgtggtaccactctaacaatgaggagatttttcctgatgtccagatgAAATTGGGCCCgttgttctgtgtcctgcactctgggatgattgagaagagatcctggccctcctctgtgtggcaacctttcaagtaatcttctcttctcaaggctaaagagGCTTctcatgtctgtggatttgtggttgaaggccGGAGATGGCACATCTATCGCGTTAAGTATTCagattgatttttcattgtatctctatggcttcttttatttcctatattgtattttttgtatttcaactggaattctatggaatgcaaattgtaacgcaataaaaatttatttatttatttatttattttattttatttgtataccgccctaagcctgaaggctctctgggcagtgtacaaaacgataaaaaacaagcaatgtataaatacaataaatcaagaaaacaaaacaaacaaacaataaaagaaccaaacaacatccaaaatacaaataatgatgaaaatgctattaaaacacactttaaaatgcctgggagtataaaaaggttttcacctggcgccgaaaagatagtagcgtcggcgccaggcgcacctcatcgcaatataaaatgcaatataagaaataaaagcagcaacagaatacaattaaaaccatccagcatctagcacagcacattataattgctacaaaatGCAGAGGAATCAGCCATTTTTAAGGGGACCGTGGGAGAAAAAACGTTTTGGAACCATTgagtggcaatggctctccagaggtACAAAcgggatgctggggattggacctaCCACAATCCATGGCCTTTCAACAAAAAAAGCAAACCTACAGTCTATAACTAATGTATGGACTTTATTCAGTCCATAACTAActtatggaactccctgctgCAAGGTGCAATGGAAGGCACTGTTTTAACTCatacccttttttttaaagcaccccTCAGCAAAAGTTTCCAGAGCCGTTCACAAAGTGATAACATCAAAATACAGTCATACAACAGCCATTGAAGCCAACATAAGATAGTTTTAAAAGCAGGAGAGGAGAATCATAATGAGTCTGGATTTGGTGCTAAAAAATGAGGGCTTtaagtgactttttaaaaaggatcaAACTTACGGATGATGAATCCAACTGCTGTTGGGACACTGAATGTTAGAACAGGAGGAAGTTTGGTCTAATCCCACAgggcaggcgtggggaacctttggccctccagatgttgctggactacaattcccatcatccctggccacgcttgctgaggctgatgggagttgtagttctgaaacatctggaaggccaaaggttccccacgcctgccaTTGGGCTCTTTGGGTTCCTATAACTTCCCTCAGGCAGCCTTTGAGCCCCCTGCACTTATTTTAGAAATTTGGGACCAATTGTGGAACCAGAACGGGTGGCAATTCTATTAGGAGTTGCTCATCCTTTGAAGAAGCCAATTGCCCTGGAGTGCCATCTATACTCCTCATGGACACCAGAGGGCACAAGCGCCACAGAAATCCAACAGGAAAATTTCACGAATGGGATATCGCCCTTAAATCTAGAAAACGCAAGTTCCAATTCTGAAGGATGCGTTCTCCTCTTCTAGGATGGCTTCGACAGTGCTGTGATTATTAattgttcaatttatatcccacctttcctaccaAATGAACCCAGGTGGCaaacaagtaataaaacaataaaaacatatttaaaactattgcaatacagatgcagactgggataaaggtatctgcttaaaaggcttgttgaaagaggaaagtctttaacaTAACAGGCTGAAAAACTGTACAGGCCCTCTCCTGTTGATGCATCTCCATGCCATCATAAAGAGGTAGCTGTTGGATTTATGCCTGTGGCATGGCTGTAACAGGTTGAGATATTCCACTGGACAAATGAAAGCCACATTTATATTACACGGGTGGTTTAAAAACCTGCTAGGTGGCTCAGCCATTTCACAAATTGCACTCTGGACAGGCCCAAAGGCATTCTTGCACATGCTTTGCGCGTTCCAAGGTTTAGCAGACCTGCACCCTAGACAAGCCCAAAGGCCCTCTTTGCATGTTCCAAGATTCAGCAGAAGGATGCCCCCCACTTTTTAACCTGCTCTGTCCAGGACGACACAGCAAATCACAACATTTGCAAAATTCAATACACTACGCTAAACGTGTTGTTCCGGAGCCTTGCGCAGTCACCAGTTCACCCAGTCCCTGCATGCCCCCCCATACTCACATGCTCCGAATGACGCCTCCGGGGCATTAGGAGGGGACTGGCGGTACGGATCACACCCGGCCGGATGCCAGCAGCATAGTGTGGGTACCGATAGGGTCGCGGGTAAGGGGGGATCCCTGGAGAGGCACCCATGATCGTCGGCTGGACCATCCACTGGAGGTCGTGGCTGGTGGTGATGGTGTTGAGGTTGGGAACAAAGCcaggggtgctgctgctgctgccagccccGGGATCAGACTGGTATTTCTGTGGGAAAGAAGGGTTACAAACAGTGCTCTGATCGCGACAGGGGGAGGTCTGCTGGTACTCAGAAGCCACCGACAGGAGCATCACTTTGCGGAGGAAGAAACATCTCTGTACAGCATCCTTTCTCAACCTGGCAtcccctatcagccccagccacgcCATTTTACAGATTCCACTCTGGACATGCCCAAAGGCACTTTTGTACATGCTTTGCATTTTCAAAGCTTCAGCAGGCCTGCCTCAAAaggaagcccccccccttttgaaCCTGCTAGAGTAAAAGGACACAGCAAATCACAACCTTTGCGAGATTAAGATGTTACGACATAGCACGGCTGctagctggggctgctgggagttgtagtccaaaacttcagAAGGATGCCCAGTTGGCAAAGGGCGCTCTACTCAAAAGCTCATCCAGATGTGTTAACCGGCTCTGGCATTCTGACCCATGAGAGCAGAGGAAGAAGCATCTTGGCAATTCTACCCATTGGATTACATTCATTTCATGAAAAGtaaagttgttgttatgtgcctttacgTCAATTACATatcatgaatcagcaacctccagtagcatctgttataaaccagatcttgtatgttcaggtctgtggcttccttgatggagtcaatccatctcttgttgggccttcctctttttctactcccttctgtttttcccagcattattgtcttttctagtgaatcacgtcttctcatga is a window from the Rhineura floridana isolate rRhiFlo1 chromosome 22, rRhiFlo1.hap2, whole genome shotgun sequence genome containing:
- the FOSL1 gene encoding fos-related antigen 1 isoform X1, whose protein sequence is MCQRGEGQARILCSFPGRSQRVRCCDVSCPTQLARAGLPKGVPRRFRARQRLPGEKYQSDPGAGSSSSTPGFVPNLNTITTSHDLQWMVQPTIMGASPGIPPYPRPYRYPHYAAGIRPGVIRTASPLLMPRRRHSEHLTSEEEERRRLRRERNKLAAAKCRNRRKELTDTLQAETDQLEAEQSGLRKEIAELQKQKERLELVLEAHRPVCKVPGESSGEDEEDQSQLAVKRESPPGPSAPRRAALVPPSITLPPSGMLEPEALHTPTLMSTPSLTPFTPSLVFTYPTPGDPDAPSSAGFPPEPCSSAHRRSSSGDHSSDSLNSPTLLAL
- the FOSL1 gene encoding fos-related antigen 1 isoform X4, which produces MFKDFGAGRPPTPGGHRPRLQGPASTLRPGSQQLTSEEEERRRLRRERNKLAAAKCRNRRKELTDTLQAETDQLEAEQSGLRKEIAELQKQKERLELVLEAHRPVCKVPGESSGEDEEDQSQLAVKRESPPGPSAPRRAALVPPSITLPPSGMLEPEALHTPTLMSTPSLTPFTPSLVFTYPTPGDPDAPSSAGFPPEPCSSAHRRSSSGDHSSDSLNSPTLLAL
- the FOSL1 gene encoding fos-related antigen 1 isoform X3 encodes the protein MPDLCVFYKKYQSDPGAGSSSSTPGFVPNLNTITTSHDLQWMVQPTIMGASPGIPPYPRPYRYPHYAAGIRPGVIRTASPLLMPRRRHSEHLTSEEEERRRLRRERNKLAAAKCRNRRKELTDTLQAETDQLEAEQSGLRKEIAELQKQKERLELVLEAHRPVCKVPGESSGEDEEDQSQLAVKRESPPGPSAPRRAALVPPSITLPPSGMLEPEALHTPTLMSTPSLTPFTPSLVFTYPTPGDPDAPSSAGFPPEPCSSAHRRSSSGDHSSDSLNSPTLLAL
- the FOSL1 gene encoding fos-related antigen 1 isoform X2, whose amino-acid sequence is MFKDFGAGRPPTPGGHRPRLQGPASTLRPGSQQKYQSDPGAGSSSSTPGFVPNLNTITTSHDLQWMVQPTIMGASPGIPPYPRPYRYPHYAAGIRPGVIRTASPLLMPRRRHSEHLTSEEEERRRLRRERNKLAAAKCRNRRKELTDTLQAETDQLEAEQSGLRKEIAELQKQKERLELVLEAHRPVCKVPGESSGEDEEDQSQLAVKRESPPGPSAPRRAALVPPSITLPPSGMLEPEALHTPTLMSTPSLTPFTPSLVFTYPTPGDPDAPSSAGFPPEPCSSAHRRSSSGDHSSDSLNSPTLLAL